Proteins from a genomic interval of Rosa chinensis cultivar Old Blush chromosome 2, RchiOBHm-V2, whole genome shotgun sequence:
- the LOC112185581 gene encoding probable serine/threonine-protein kinase PBL11, which yields MYSPQSLQDSVPHASHQTHIWGGFVIGILIVVIAALLYFLCSRKLIPALRRRREQGQLSPKKLALKRTLKQEKIDLRRFHLEELVKATNNFNGDCMLGCGAFANVYKGNFDDLGTLAIKRAHADSFQSVEEFRNEVRLLSKVKHRNLVGLVGYCEEPVGARGGKVLIYEYVPNGSLLDYIMGKKWISLSWRQRVNIAIGAAKGIAHLHEGVNPSIIHRDIKPSNILIGDGFEAKVSDFGLVKSGPVGDDSHVSSQIKGTPGYLDPAYCASFHLSQFSDVYSFGIILLQLVSSRPAVDMTGNRPNFHIIDWARPSLERGRVEEILDANLLSEPCNTEVMLKMGKLGLRCVVKIPKNRPTMSQVCRELEEALYSADNKQQLRESRRSNGAPRRPTDLGFGRSIDYDQSLNSVSLDGIGFQKFHVDLDSMSFQSTSLRCLENNSIEIDIDIDGDDLKDIREEISTEEDPNLK from the exons ATGTATTCACCACAGTCTCTTCAAGATTCTGTTCCTCATGCTAGTCATCAAACACATATATGGGGAGGCTTCGTTATAGGCATTCTAATAGTCGTGATAGCTGCGTTGTTATACTTCCTTTGCAGCAGGAAGCTTATACCGGCTCTCAGGCGCCGGCGAGAACAAGGGCAGTTGTCACCAAAGAAACTCGCTCTAAAAA GAACTTTGAAACAGGAGAAGATAGATCTGAGGAGATTCCATCTGGAGGAACTAGTGAAGGCTACAAATAATTTCAACGGAGACTGCATGTTGGGCTGTGGTGCTTTTGCAAATGTTTACAAGGGGAACTTTGATGATCTGGGAACCCTGGCCATCAAGAGAGCTCACGCCGATTCGTTTCAGAGTGTTGAAGAATTCAGAAACG AAGTGAGGCTACTCTCTAAAGTTAAGCACAGAAACCTTGTAGGACTGGTTGGATATTGTGAAGAACCTG TTGGAGCAAGAGGGGGAAAAGTTTTGATCTATGAATACGTACCCAATGGCTCTCTGCTTGATTATATAATGG GAAAGAAATGGATAAGCTTAAGTTGGAGGCAAAGAGTGAACATAGCCATTGGAGCAGCAAAAG GCATTGCTCATTTGCATGAAGGGGTTAACCCAAGCATAATTCACCGTGACATAAAGCCAAGTAACATCTTGATAGGAGATGGGTTTGAAGCCAAGGTTTCAGATTTTGGACTTGTAAAATCAGGGCCTGTAGGAGACGATTCACATGTCAGTAGCCAAATCAAAGGAACTCCAGGGTACCTCGACCCTGCTTATTGTGCAAGTTTCCACTTATCCCAATTCAGTGATGTCTATAGCTTTGGAATCATTCTTCTCCAACTTGTTTCTTCCCGGCCTGCTGTTGATATGACCGGAAATCGCCCTAATTTTCACATCATTGACTGG GCAAGGCCTAGCTTAGAGAGAGGTCGTGTTGAGGAGATCTTAGATGCTAATCTTTTATCAGAACCATGTAACACAGAGGTGATGCTAAAGATGGGAAAACTTGGCTTGAGGTGTGTTGTGAAAATACCCAAGAACCGTCCTACAATGTCCCAGGTGTGTCGAGAACTCGAAGAAGCCCTCTATTCTGCAGACAATAAACAGCAGTTGAGAGAGAGTCGAAGATCAAATGGTGCACCTCGTCGACCAACAGACCTAGGGTTTGGGAGATCAATTGACTATGATCAATCTCTAAACTCTGTGAGCCTAGATGGCATTGGATTCCAGAAGTTTCATGTAGACCTAGATAGCATGTCCTTTCAGAGCACAAGCTTAAGGTGTTTAGAGAACAATAGTATTGAAATCGACATCGACATCGACGGGGACGATTTGAAAGATATACGAGAGGAAATTAGTACAGAAGAAGACCCAAACTTGAAATGA
- the LOC112185580 gene encoding protein ROLLING AND ERECT LEAF 2: MGCVVSKKKGEGDDVVWLCKERKGQLKLAVERRYAFAEAQCKYNHSLYSVAAAIRMFVARHSSPSSPFLITFPSVNLENAEPIVQNNPMLLQQRPSEPTTHKAIAAGPVSESAKLQENPDGESEEGEVVCEHFYDGVEAAMESPERTFGWDFFNPFYDGVRSEVVNGFGQSFDEDLRAVREKEGIPELEDVGEGVMSEGKVGDLSNCDVGHEEESGIEAVSDADVSQEEQKSLSVIDTPKEGRELLDALRDVEDHFMKAYDSGLDVSRMLETNMVQMQSALEEIKENSTKLIRSITRSRSTSSTLSWSSSGKSLLTSSSKSSSTYTQYSNDLFDDYGAMGSGNHSLTLGRLYAWEKKLFQEVKAGEETRRTYERKCSHLRNQDIRGDGLDSRDKVGVEVKDLYARILVAIRSAESISQRIEKLRDEELQPQLIELLKGLMRNWQIMSELHETQNKIMSEVRSLNCPTIGMFCNDSHQLATFKLEAEIQNWRACFASYFSSQKGYIEALHGWLLKFVAPETEFYLKGMSPLPSCTLNGPPLLAICHNWLTFMDKLPDRAVTSAMKSFGKDVRALLVQQGEEHQQKRKVDGLARELDKKVLAFERTERRLLGLKFSEKETELHVPNRIEYLTGMKDQLDMFRKKLDTEKAKHQTSMQETQHIAVNGFQTGFTSVFESLAEFSKTATKLYADIITFSENAKGVDDKSSNPS, from the exons ATGGGCTGTGTTGTGTCAAAGAAAAAGGGCGAGGGGGACGACGTCGTTTGGCTCTGCAAAGAGAGGAAGGGGCAGCTGAAACTGGCTGTGGAGAGAAGGTATGCTTTTGCAGAAGCACAATGCAAGTACAATCACTCACTCTACTCAGTAGCAGCTGCCATAAGGATGTTTGTAGCAAGACATTCCTCACCATCTTCACCATTTCTGATCACATTTCCTTCTGTGAATCTTGAAAATGCTGAGCCCATTGTCCAAAACAACCCCATGTTGCTTCAGCAGAGGCCATCTGAGCCCACCACCCACAAAGCCATTGCTGCTGGCCCAGTTTCTGAATCTGCAAAATTACAAGAAAACCCAGATGGTGAGAGTGAGGAGGGGGAAGTGGTGTGTGAGCATTTTTATGATGGGGTGGAGGCAGCAATGGAGTCACCAGAGAGGACATTTGGGTGGGATTTCTTTAATCCTTTCTATGATGGTGTGAGGTCAGAAGTGGTAAATGGGTTTGGGCAGAGTTTTGATGAGGACTTGAGGGCtgtgagagagaaagaagggaTTCCTGAGTTGGAAGATGTGGGTGAAGGAGTAATGAGTGAGGGAAAGGTTGGGGATTTGAGTAATTGTGATGTGGGTCATGAGGAGGAGAGTGGAATTGAGGCTGTGAGTGATGCTGATGTGAGCCAAGAAGAGCAAAAAAGTCTGAGCGTGATTGATACACCCAAAGAGGGGAGGGAGTTGTTGGATGCTTTGAGAGATGTTGAGGACCATTTCATGAAGGCCTATGATTCTGGTTTGGATGtttcaaggatgctagagactAACATGGTTCAGATGCAATCTGCATTGGAGGAGATTAAAG AGAACTCAACTAAGCTCATCCGTTCAATCACACGGAGTCGCTCCACCTCATCCACATTATCTTGGTCTTCCTCTGGCAAAAGTCTGCTTACATCTAGTTCCAAAAGTTCTTCAACTTACACTCAGTACAGCAATGATCTCTTTGATGACTATGGAGCAATGGGATCCGGGAACCATTCTTTGACATTAGGAAGGTTATATGCTTGGGAGAAGAAGCTATTTCAGGAGGTGAAG GCTGGAGAGGAAACCAGGAGAACTTATGAGCGAAAATGCTCCCATTTGAGAAACCAAGATATTAGAGGAGATGGCCTTGACAGTAGGGACAAAGTTGGAGTTGAAGTAAAGGACTTGTATGCCAGAATTTTGGTTGCCATAAGAAGTGCTGAATCAATATCACAAAGAATCGAAAAACTGAGAGATGAAGAGCTGCAGCCACAACTTATCGAGCTGCTAAAGGG CTTAATGAGAAATTGGCAGATAATGTCGGAATTGCatgaaactcaaaacaaaatcatGTCTGAAGTGAGATCGCTCAACTGCCCCACCATTGGAATGTTCTGCAATGACTCGCACCAGCTTGCTACTTTCAAGCTTGAAGCTGAAATTCAAAACTGGCGTGCTTGCTTTGCATCATACTTTTCTTCCCAGAAGGGGTACATTGAAGCTCTTCATGGTTGGCTGTTAAAGTTTGTTGCCCCTGAAACTGAATTCTACTTGAAGGGCATGTCTCCACTTCCATCGTGTACACTCAACGGGCCACCATTACTTGCAATCTGTCATAACTGGTTAACTTTTATGGATAAACTGCCAGATAGGGCAGTGACTAGTGCCATGAAAAGCTTTGGGAAAGATGTCAGAGCCCTGTTGGTTCAACAAGGGGAGGAGCACCAACAAAAGAGGAAGGTCGATGGACTCGCCAGAGAACTTGATAAGAAGGTTTTGGCATTTGAAAGGACAGAGAGAAGGCTTCTTGGATTGAAGTTTTCTGAGAAAGAAACAGAACTGCATGTGCCAAATCGAATTGAGTATTTGACTGGGATGAAGGATCAGCTGGATATGTTTAGGAAGAAGCTAGACACTGAGAAGGCAAAACATCAAACCAGCATGCAGGAGACACAGCACATTGCAGTGAATGGATTTCAGACGGGGTTTACTTCAGTTTTTGAATCCTTAGCCGAGTTTTCGAAGACTGCTACAAAATTGTACGCTGACATTATAACTTTCAGCGAAAATGCAAAGGGGGTAGATGACAAAAGTAGCAACCCTTCCTGA
- the LOC112187030 gene encoding probable protein phosphatase 2C 60 — protein MLSRLMNFLRACWRPSSDGYVHAGSDAAGKQEGLLWYKDFGQHLNGDFSMAVVQANNLLEDQSQLESGPLSSLESGPYGTFIGVYDGHGGPETSRYVNDHLFQNLKRFMSEQQSMSVDVIRKAYQATEDGFLSIVTKQWPVKPQIAAVGSCCLVGVICGGTLYIANVGDSRAVLGRVVKATGEVLAIQLSAEHNVAIESVRREMHSLHPDDSHIVVLKHNVWRVKGLIQISRSIGDVYLKKPEFNREPLYAKFRLREPFKRPILSAEPAISVHELQPHDQFLIFASDGLWEHLTNQEAVDIVQSHPHSGSARRLVKAALLEAAKKREMRYSDLKKIDRGVRRHFHDDITVIVVFLDSNLVSRASSTRGPTLSVRGGGINLPAKTLAPMELNAT, from the exons ATGTTATCAAGATTGATGAACTTTCTGAGGGCCTGCTGGCGACCATCTTCGGACGGATATGTGCATGCAGGTTCCGATGCAGCTGGCAAACAAGAAGGATTACTTTGGTATAAAGACTTTGGGCAACACTTGAATGGTGACTTTTCAATGGCTGTTGTACAGGCCAACAATTTGCTTGAGGATCAGAGCCAGCTTGAGTCTGGTCCCTTGAGCTCGCTTGAGTCTGGCCCCTATGGCACTTTTATTGGAGTTTATGATGGGCACGGCGGCCCTGAGACCTCCCGTTATGTCAATGATCACCTATTCCAGAATTTGAAAA GGTTCATGTCAGAGCAACAGTCCATGTCGGTGGATGTGATACGGAAAGCATATCAAGCAACAGAAGATGGATTCCTCTCTATTGTTACCAAACAATGGCCCGTGAAGCCCCAAATTGCAGCCGTTGGATCTTGTTGCCTTGTTGGTGTGATCTGTGGAGGCACACTTTACATTGCCAACGTTGGTGACTCCCGCGCTGTGCTGGGGAGAGTTGTGAAGGCAACTGGAGAGGTACTTGCCATCCAGCTGTCAGCAGAGCACAATGTAGCGATAGAGTCTGTCAGACGGGAGATGCATTCTTTGCATCCAGACGACTCTCATATTGTAGTTTTGAAGCATAATGTATGGCGTGTAAAGGGATTGATACAG aTTTCTAGATCCATTGGAGATGTATATCTAAAAAAGCCCGAGTTTAACAGGGAGCCTTTGTATGCCAAGTTTCGCCTGCGTGAACCTTTCAAAAGGCCAATTTTAAGCGCTGAACCAGCAATTTCTGTGCATGAACTTCAACCACATGATCAATTTCTCATATTTGCTTCGGATGGACTCTGGGAGCATCTTACCAATCAGGAAGCAGTTGATATAGTTCAAAGTCACCCACACAGC GGAAGTGCTCGGAGGCTTGTCAAAGCTGCATTGCTGGAAGCAGCTAAGAAGAGAGAAATGAGGTACTCCGATTTGAAGAAAATAGACCGTGGTGTCCGCAGGCATTTCCACGATGACATAACAGTCATAGTTGTATTTCTTGACTCGAACCTTGTGAGCAGAGCTAGCTCAACCAGGGGCCCTACTTTGTCTGTGAGAGGAGGTGGTATTAATCTACCCGCAAAAACTCTTGCCCCCATGGAACTGAATGCTACCTGA
- the LOC112185686 gene encoding uncharacterized protein LOC112185686 isoform X2, with the protein MVKAPSSMRPSPQGSSPVFSSSLTCNYCKNPGHIKANCYRLVGFPAGYFDRPRPQDNKPKGKAAVTKPDHTNFAGPPHQGNNRQGLSEGSTISSGLHVRRNEAGEGSPSSFDFDWGY; encoded by the exons ATGGTGAAAGCTCCTTCTTCTATGCGTCCCTCTCCTCAAGGTTCTTCCCCCGTGTTCTCCTCAAGTCTGACTTGTAACTACTGCAAGAATCCAGGCCATATCAAAGCAAATTGTTACAGGTTGGTTGGTTTTCCAGCAGGCTACTTTGATAGGCCCCGACCTCAGGACAACAAACCCAAGGGAAAGGCTGCAGTGACAAAACCAGATCACACCAACTTTGCTG GACCTCCTCACCAGGGAAATAATCGGCAGGGGTTATCTGAGGGGTCGACTATTTCATCTGGATTGCATGTTCGCCGGAATGAAGCCGGAGAAGGCAGTCCAAGCAGCTTTGATTTCGACTGGGGTTACTAA
- the LOC112185686 gene encoding uncharacterized protein LOC112185686 isoform X1 encodes MVKAPSSMRPSPQGSSPVFSSSLTCNYCKNPGHIKANCYRLVGFPAGYFDRPRPQDNKPKGKAAVTKPDHTNFAGKDTASVSCGGNGPPHQGNNRQGLSEGSTISSGLHVRRNEAGEGSPSSFDFDWGY; translated from the exons ATGGTGAAAGCTCCTTCTTCTATGCGTCCCTCTCCTCAAGGTTCTTCCCCCGTGTTCTCCTCAAGTCTGACTTGTAACTACTGCAAGAATCCAGGCCATATCAAAGCAAATTGTTACAGGTTGGTTGGTTTTCCAGCAGGCTACTTTGATAGGCCCCGACCTCAGGACAACAAACCCAAGGGAAAGGCTGCAGTGACAAAACCAGATCACACCAACTTTGCTGGTAAGGATACCGCATCCGTAAGTTGCGGTGGTAATG GACCTCCTCACCAGGGAAATAATCGGCAGGGGTTATCTGAGGGGTCGACTATTTCATCTGGATTGCATGTTCGCCGGAATGAAGCCGGAGAAGGCAGTCCAAGCAGCTTTGATTTCGACTGGGGTTACTAA